Proteins encoded together in one Lathyrus oleraceus cultivar Zhongwan6 chromosome 5, CAAS_Psat_ZW6_1.0, whole genome shotgun sequence window:
- the LOC127083203 gene encoding purple acid phosphatase 15 produces MGSVSMIPPLIVTLFLLLLLSIAIVDGGVRIPTTLDGPFKPVTVPLDKSFRGNAVDLPDTDPLVQRNVEGFQPEQISLSLSVSHSSVWVSWITGEFQIGENIEPLDPTTVGSIVQYGRFGKPLTRQAAGYSLVYSQLYPFEGLQNYTSGIIHHVRITGLKPDTLYQYKCGDPSLSAMSDVHYFRTMPVSGPKSYPSRIAVVGDLGLTYNTTSTVDHMTSNHPELILLVGDASYANLYLTNGSSSDCYSCSFSDTPIHETYQPRWDYWGRYMQPLISSVPVMVVEGNHEIEQQAENKTFVAYSSRFAFPSEESGSSSTFYYSFNAGGIHFIMLGSYISYNKSGDQYKWLEKDLASVDRGVTPWLVATWHAPWYSTYKAHYREAECMRVEMEDLLYKHGVDIVFNGHVHAYERSNRVYNYTLDPCGPVHITVGDGGNREKMAITHADEPGNCPEPSTTPDEYMGGFCAFNFTSGPAAGKFCWDQQPDYSAFRESSFGHGILEMKNETHALWIWHRNRDFYGSAGDEIYIVRQPDKCSPVKPEETHKT; encoded by the exons ATGGGTTCAGTTTCTATGATTCCTCCTCTTATTGTTACGTTGTTTCTGTTATTGCTGTTATCAATAGCCATTGTTGACGGTGGAGTTCGTATTCCAACCACTCTGGATGGACCTTTCAAGCCGGTGACGGTTCCTCTCGACAAGAGCTTCCGTGGAAACGCGGTGGACTTGCCGGACACAGATCCTCTTGTTCAGAGAAATGTGGAAGGTTTTCAACCGGAACAAATCTCGCTCTCGCTCTCTGTATCTCATAGCTCTGTTTGGGTTTCTTGGATCACAG GAGAGTTTCAAATTGGGGAAAACATAGAACCGTTAGATCCTACAACAGTTGGTAGCATAGTTCAATATGGAAGATTTGGAAAGCCATTGACTCGCCAAGCTGCTGGTTATTCCCTTGTGTACAGTCAGCTATATCCTTTTGAAGGACTTCAGAATTACACTTCTGGAATCATACATCATGTTCGTATCACAG GACTGAAACCCGACACTCTATATCAATACAAATGTGGAGATCCGTCTTTGTCTGCAATGAGCGATGTTCATTATTTCAGGACAATGCCAGTTTCAGGCCCAAAGAGTTACCCTAGCAGAATAGCAGTGGTTGGAGACTTAGGCCTTACGTACAATACCACATCGACTGTCGATCATATGACGAGCAATCATCCTGAGCTTATTCTATTGGTTGGTGATGCTAGTTATGCTAACTTGTATCTTACTAATGGCTCTAGTTCAGATTGCTACTCTTGCTCTTTTTCTGATACTCCCATCCACGAAACGTATCAACCGCGTTGGGATTATTGGGGAAGGTACATGCAACCTCTGATTTCTAGTGTTCCAGTAATGGTAGTAGAAGGGAATCATGAGATAGAGCAACAAGCCGAAAACAAAACATTCGTTGCTTACAGTTCCCGGTTTGCATTTCCGTCAGAAGAGAGTGGATCGTCGTCCACTTTCTATTATTCTTTCAATGCTGGAGGAATACATTTTATAATGCTAGGCTCGTACATATCGTACAACAAGTCAG GGGACCAGTACAAATGGTTGGAGAAGGATCTGGCTTCTGTTGACAGGGGAGTAACTCCATGGTTGGTAGCTACATGGCATGCACCTTGGTACAGCACCTACAAAGCACATTATAGAGAAGCAGAATGTATGAGAGTCGAAATGGAAGACTTATTATATAAACACGGTGTCGACATCGTCTTCAACGGACAT GTTCATGCATATGAGAGATCAAACCGAGTATATAACTACACATTGGATCCCTGCGGTCCTGTTCATATCACGGTTGGTGATGGCGGTAACCGGGAAAAGATGGCAATTACTCACGCCGACGAACCAGGAAACTGTCCAGAACCATCAACTACACCAGATGAGTACATGGGCGGCTTCTGCGCATTTAATTTTACGTCCGGTCCAGCAGCAGGTAAATTCTGTTGGGACCAACAGCCTGATTATAGCGCTTTTCGCGAAAGCAGCTTCGGTCATGGGATTCTAGAG ATGAAGAATGAAACTCATGCATTATGGATTTGGCACAGAAATAGAGATTTTTATGGCAGCGCCGGTGATGAGATTTACATTGTTAGGCAGCCTGATAAGTGTTCACCAGTCAAGCCAGAGGAGACACATAAAACATGA